In the Nitrospirota bacterium genome, CGTAGTAATAGTAGTGAAAGATCTCGCGTTCGTAGCCCCGGACAATGCGATCTGGCGCGCCGATCATTGAGACGACTTCTGCCATAGTCGTCGTGCCTTTTTTGATGCGAGAAATGGACTCTTCTTGAAGCGGCTCGCCTATTGTCCCCCTGGTCACGACACAGCCTTGGGTGAGGGTCATCACAAGGACGATGATGATGCCAATCATTGGTTTGAACGATACCACGAGTACTCCTTGGTTAAGCTTCGTGAGGACGATCCTCTAATCCTTTGTGGCGTGCCAGAACGAAGTCGGTTTCAAAGATGGCATAGGCTGCTGGAGTAAGCCCCACTCGACGGTACACGGCCTGGGCCAAGCTGTTGCTCTCCTCGACGTAGAGACGAACTCCGCACACATTCGGGCTTGTCTTGGCCCTGGCCATGACGGCTTCATGCATCCGGCGAAACACGTTCTGGCGACGCCAGGCGGGGTCCACATACAGGCTCTGTATCCACCAGAACGAGCCGTTCCGCCAATCGCTCCATTCATAGGTGATCATGAGCTGACCTAGCAGCTGGCGATTTCCACCTTCTTCCAGCTCGGCGACCATGAAAAATCCTCGATCCGGAGATTCAAGGAGGGTCCTCGTTCCCTCGGATAGCCGGTCAAGATCAAGGCGGCGACCTTCGGTTTCAAATGCCATCGCAGCGCTGAAGGACACAATTTGTTCTGCATCTCCTCGTGTAGCAAGTCGG is a window encoding:
- a CDS encoding GNAT family N-acetyltransferase, yielding MSIVDRLNVRLATRGDAEQIVSFSAAMAFETEGRRLDLDRLSEGTRTLLESPDRGFFMVAELEEGGNRQLLGQLMITYEWSDWRNGSFWWIQSLYVDPAWRRQNVFRRMHEAVMARAKTSPNVCGVRLYVEESNSLAQAVYRRVGLTPAAYAIFETDFVLARHKGLEDRPHEA